The genomic interval TTGCACCAGGCCATAGTAGCCGGTTCAGCAGCCGGTGGAGAGACTCCTCTGTGGAAGGGGCAGCGGCGCCTGTGGCCAATGCGGCCACGCTGCCCTTGCGCCAAGGaaaggcggcgggggggggggggggggggggttagtctTCACTTCCGCAAAAGGGGCAGAGCAGAAGCTGCTTTCCATCAGGGCCCTCTGTCCAGAGCGGCCAAGATCCGGATCAGCGCCAGCAGGAAGGCTTCGCCGCGGGAATCAAAACACTGAGAAGCCGGAGCTCGTCCCGAGGAGGAAAGGCCGGCCGAAGGGAAGGGACccggggagctggggatgttgagTCTGGAGGAGAGAGGGTTAAGGGGTGACAGGGGAGCCCGGCTTAAATACTGAAAGGGAGACACGGGAGCAAGGGAGGCCGGGCAGCAGGGGCCCTTCCTTCAACAGCGTGACGCGCTCCCTGCTCCGTCAGTCCGGCCGAGCCTCCCTCTTTGGAGGCTAAGCGGAGGCTGGAGGGCCTGGGTCCCGGAGGAGGCAGTCCTTGGGGCGGAggcaagaggagggaggggaggcccAGGGGCCCGAGGGAAGGCGGGTTCAGCACATTGCGACTCGGGGCCATTCCCCGGAGGGGCGCCTGCGAGCGACGTCCGACCCGGAGCCCCGGAGGCGGAACAGCCTTTAATCGCGGCCCGGAAATGACGTCCGAGCGGCGTCAAGGGGCTCTTCCGGTGGGAGGCCGGAAGTGGGCAGGCCCGAGGACTACGCGAACCACAATGCCCCGCGGCCGGAAAAGAGGCAAGCAGGCCGGCGAGGGAGGCCAGAAGCTGGGAGGCGCCGGAGGAACGGAATGGCGGCAGCTGCGGCCGGAGGCGGTCAGTGAGCGAGAGAGAAAgcgacggagggagggagggaacgaGGGAGCGAGGCGCGGAGGCCTTCCTCGCAGGACTCTTGCCGAGCCGGCGAAGGGGCGGGGACACGCAGAAGCCACGCCCCCTCCCTCCGGAGGAGCAGACACCGTGGGGGGCGGGGCCGTTGCACTGGCGTCGCGGGATGACGTCACCGGCACTCACgcgtctcacacacacacacacacacgttgacCTCACCCCCTGCCGCAGGAGCAGTCTTGACAGGAGGCCCCGCCTCTCTTCTGACGCACTTCCGGCGCCCCCCCTCTCCCTCTGGTGCGTCAAACTGTCGCCCTTGAATGGGATGGTTCTGCGCGCATGCTCAGTGCCTTGCGAGATTATAGCAATAGCGATATTtgtttcttacccgcctctccctaATGATTGAGGCGGGGCACAATAACGACAGTGGTTTCATGTGGGGCGAGTGGAGATGCTCTTAAAAGAAACCTTAAGAGGGCTCTTAATAGGTTGTTACCGTTCGTACATCTGTCCTCCCTCCGGGGCTTCGAGGGCGGCGGGCGGAGGCCACAGTCCTTCCCCCCGAAGGCATTGGGGCCCAGTGGTGCCTCCCgccctccctcccaccatctgGGCCCGCCCCCGCGACCCCCAAAGCGCTTTCCTCCAGGGGACCCCCAGCCTCCCTCCCTAAGAAGCAGTGGCCTCCGAATCGGAGGGCAGAGGCATCGCCCCACAAGTGCAGGGTCCCTGGATGGCGGCagaggggaaggggatggggGCCCGGGACCaagagcccctccctccctcctggcccCTGGGGGAGGGGAGCAGCACTTGGGGGGAGGGCTCCTCCATCGAGGGGGGCTGAACGGAGCCCCCTCCCCATCTTTTGGAGGGGTGGCAGGCCCCCAAGTGCCCCCACTCCCTCTCACCCCCTCATCTTTATCTCTCTCCCAACAGGCTGGTGAAAGGCTACCCTCCGTCCGATCCCCCCGCTGCCGGCTGCCCACCTgactgccatggccctgatcgAAGGTGTCGGGGACGAGGTGACGGCGCTCTTTGGGGCGCTGGCAGTGCTGCTGGTCCTGGCACTGGCCTGGTTCTCCACGCGCACGGCGGCAGACCGGGGGGACCCCCTCTTGGCCCCTGCGGCCGTGGGGCAGCGGGAGGAGCCccggggggaggaagagggggagccCTCCCTGGCAGCTGCTCCTGACCGGCCCGGTGGAGGACCTCCCAGAGATGCCCCACGGCGTAGGACGGTTCCTGGGCCCACCCCACAGCCCCCACTGGTGCCGCCCCCGGCAGGGTCAAGCACAGAGCCTCCTCCCAGGGAGGGCGCCTTCATCCTGCGGCTGAAGTTCCTGAACGACACGGAGCGCCTGGCCAGAGTGCGCCCGGAGGACACGGTCGGAGCCCTCAAGAGGTAGGTGGGTGCCTTCCCCCTCACATTGACCCTCCCTCCTGTGGCTTGCACCTACGTTGCCCAGTGGCCTGGCGAGACACTGTGCCAGCCTGTTTCCCAGCAGGTAAAGGAGGGACCTCTTGGCACTCGGCTGAGCTCCTAGGGAGCTGACCCTAGGAGGTCAGCCGTTTTTCCACATTGCCCCAGAAAGGACGTGCTGGACGTTCTTTCTTGGTTAGTCCAGCTGCTCCagactcccttcccttctttgctCTGggtctttcttccctttttctctttctctgtcaaagaagaGGGAGAAGCTTTCTGTCTGCTGTCCATTCCCTTGCTCTTCCCACTCCCTCCTTCATAGCCAAGTTCTGGTCAGAAGGAGCCAAACCCACGGACACTGTTTTTCTTCTGTGGCTCTCAGGGCTCATTTAGGGCTCTGGAGTTTATTTTGAGCTGCGATACATAAACTCCAGAGGTAGTTGTCTTGCTGCCAGAATTATTTGCTTTGCATCCCTCCCCAGGGAAACTCGCCAAGGTGACAAGGAGGATCCAGAGGGAGAAGGCAAATGTGATTCTGATTGCACTGGCATAGCCCAGGAGGACTTGGTTCTCCAAAATTATGCACATGGTAATGGACTTCATGCCCCTaccagtccaacaagatctgctGCCACAGGACCTGGCCTGGGCTGGCTAATGCGCCACGCCTGGAAATTGAGTGGGGCATGTTGAATGACCGTGGCTGTGCAGCAGAGATGGTCAATGCCATTCTGGCCTTGAGGTGTCCCTTGGCAGGCCCTTTCCCAGATGGCACAAACATAGACAGGTGTCTTAGTGTTTCAGTTCCCTCCCTGCTAGAGTTCCTCCAGGAGGACATTGACGACAGGGTCAGATCCAACATGGCTGAGTGACAGGATGCAGCCACCATGTCACTGCTACCGGACACCCAAGTAGTCTCCTCGCACCTCTGTGTGTGGTGATACTGGAAGGGTCTGGCCAATCTGGCTGTGCCGGCAGTGCACCGCTTCTCTGCCTGGGACTATCCTGAAGGCGTTGATGATTTCACCCTTTGAACCTTTGAGGGAAGTGTTGCTCAAGCATCTCTCCTGGAAGGCCCTGTTTCTAGCCATCGTCACCTCAGGACGCAGATATTTGGGGCTGGAATTGCTCTCTGTATGCAAGGAGGGTTCTGTCTTCAGCTAGAGTTGGTGGTGCTACAGCTGGacctggcctttgtccccaaggtCCATTTAAACTTCCACAGAGTGCAGGAGATGATCCTCCCATCCTTTGGCCCCTATCTTCGAAGGAGTTGGAAAGATCCGACAGACCCTGGACGTGTGCAGGACCATTTGGATTTGTCTGAAAGAACAAGCAGTTTCTGGACCACAGGTGCACTGTTCTTCCAACCCTTCTGGAAGGACAATAAGGTCTCCACCTGCACCCTGAGCAGATGGATCAGGTCATGCATAGCTGCCTGTTAGGAGCCGCTAGAGACTCCTCCACCAGCGGGTATCATGGCACACACCACCTGGAGTGCCTCCACTGCCTTTCAGCAGGCAAGCAATGCACCTTTTGCGCTACCATGCGGGTGTTGGCTTAGTAGAGTGTACTGagtcctcccccctttttttNNNNNNNNNNNNNNNNNNNNNNNNNTTTTTGGGGGGGCAATGGGTCGATTTTCTGCTGTTGCCTTTGGGCCAGTTCTGTGAGTTCCAcaactttaaaaattgttttctttctggaGCATATGTTTTTTGGCTGTTAGAGAGAGTGACCTCCTggaattacccccccccccgtcctgtGGAAAGTCTTTGTTTTTCCTGGCTGCCTGGAGCTGGGAAGGGGGAGCAAACCCAAGCTAGGCACTACAAGAGGTCCCTTTTATCGCTGGAAATAGACGTATCACGCAAGCCCTTAGTTCTTGCTTTATCTTTGGCTCTTCCTGTCGTGtgtcctcagatccagaccacagccaaggcttgtcgattgccaaaatccgaccatatctctccgcctcttctgccaagatcctggtccatgccctagtgatctcacgactggatcctgtaacgtcctcctggctgggcttcctctttctcacctccgtcctttaatctctgtccagcattcacttccacccaccgctctgaccacatctctcctgtgttggcatcccttcactggctccaccttcctttccgcattcagtataagctcctgctgttgacatttaaagccctccatgggctgcccctcttacttatcagaccttctttctcctcaccttccactcagaccctccgttctggtagttaaggtctgctgtcacagcccaggttcctctgccccatcccggattcgccccttttcactcgctgcccctcactcctggaaccttcttcccctgagagacacaagggccctgatcgcttctttaaccagcttcaaaacggagctgaagaccatcctgttcagggaagccttcccaggcattgcacaattgtcgcttgctatttgatgttcttttgttgcctgtttatttgaatcacttcctgtattgctatgtattttatatgtattatcctactagagaggccccctccccaccatctttccttctcctttgtgtcatgtctttttagattggaagccaaggcaggaaccatccaattaaaaagattgtatgtacagcgctgtgtaagtttacagcgctttataaataaaggttaataataataaataataataatcacaggtAAGACGTACTTTTCTTCTGGAAAAACTCCCATAACATCAAGAAGTAAAAATAGCAGAGAGGCAAGCCCTTTTTTTGGATTAGTGCATGC from Sceloporus undulatus isolate JIND9_A2432 ecotype Alabama chromosome 6, SceUnd_v1.1, whole genome shotgun sequence carries:
- the TMUB1 gene encoding transmembrane and ubiquitin-like domain-containing protein 1 isoform X2, whose amino-acid sequence is MALIEGVGDEVTALFGALAVLLVLALAWFSTRTAADRGDPLLAPAAVGQREEPRGEEEGEPSLAAAPDRPGGGPPRDAPRRRTVPGPTPQPPLVPPPAGSSTEPPPREGAFILRLKFLNDTERLARVRPEDTVGALKRVQEMILPSFGPYLRRSWKDPTDPGRVQDHLDLSERTSSFWTTGALFFQPFWKDNKVSTCTLSRWIRSCIAAC
- the TMUB1 gene encoding transmembrane and ubiquitin-like domain-containing protein 1 isoform X3 gives rise to the protein MALIEGVGDEVTALFGALAVLLVLALAWFSTRTAADRGDPLLAPAAVGQREEPRGEEEGEPSLAAAPDRPGGGPPRDAPRRRTVPGPTPQPPLVPPPAGSSTEPPPREGAFILRLKFLNDTERLARVRPEDTVGALKRETRQGDKEDPEGEGKCDSDCTGIAQEDLVLQNYAHGNGLHAPTSPTRSAATGPGLGWLMRHAWKLSGAC
- the TMUB1 gene encoding transmembrane and ubiquitin-like domain-containing protein 1 isoform X1; translated protein: MALIEGVGDEVTALFGALAVLLVLALAWFSTRTAADRGDPLLAPAAVGQREEPRGEEEGEPSLAAAPDRPGGGPPRDAPRRRTVPGPTPQPPLVPPPAGSSTEPPPREGAFILRLKFLNDTERLARVRPEDTVGALKRAHFPGQEQLVRLIYQGQLLRDDSQTLAALHLTDHSVLHCHISQHRPTPAPTGGPAHAGAHAGAHTALNVGSLMVPLFVLMVGALWYFQMQYRHVFTTTATTCLAGLTLIFSFVAFAVYRR